In Hymenobacter volaticus, the genomic window GGTACTTCCCCACCACTTTAGTGGAAATGTTAGCGATGTAGTGGAAATACCGCTCCATCTCCTCGAAGTGCCCAATGTTGTTGAAGGCCGTAAGCGTGTAGTACGTGTCGCGCATCCAGCAGAAGCGATAATCCCAGTTGCGGGTGCTGCCGGGCGCTTCGGGTAAGCTGGTGGTGCTGGCGGCAATAATTCCGCCGGTGTCCTCGTACTGGTGCATCTTCAGGGCCAAAGCCGACCGAATAACGGCACTCTGGTGGAAGTTGCTGATGCTGGTGCTCTTCACCCACTTGCGCCAATAGTCAATGGTGCTCCGCAAAAACCGCTCGGCGGTGCTTTCCAAGGAGGCCTCCAGCGGTGCGCCGTAAGTAAGCACCAGATAGCGCGGCATGTTCAGCACAAAATCCTCGTCTTCCAGAATATAGGTGAGCGGGATGTCGGTGGTGAGGCGAATTTCTTCTTCGAGCCCCAAGAACGCAATGTGGTTGGAGCTACGCCGCCGGCTGAGCTGTTTTTCGCCGTATTCGCCCACCGGGTTGCACGTCACGCGCACGCGAGGCGTGCCTACTAGCGGCTCCAGCTTCCGGATAATCATCAGGGGTTTGTAATACCGCTCGTGCTGCTCGAAGCGGGGCGCGAAGTCGGTGACGCGGTAGCGGCCTTCCTCGTTCTCGATTTCGGTGCAGAGCACGTTGGTATTGGTCATGTAGTACTGACGGGTCTCGAAGGGGCCGCTCGCACCGGGCCGGACGCTGAACTCGCCGCCTTTGGCAGTATCGAGCAAGTCGCCGAACACAAAACTGCTATCGAAGCGAGGCCAGCAAAGCCAGGCCACAGAGGTATCCTTGCGAATAAGAGCCAGATAGGCGCAATTGCCAATCAGACCCATGTCGTAAGTGTGCTTGATCATCAGGAAATGGTGAAGTTGTGGAGAGGTGAGATGGTGAGCATGTGCGCCTGCGAACTCAATATTTGGCGTGCGCAGATGCGCGCGGCCAGAACGTCGAACTCTCATTCCACAAGCTCACCGTCTCACAATTTCACCAGTAAGTACCCCATTGGAGCCGTTGGGGTTGCCGTAGCCTTCCGGCCGGAAGCTACGTACAGGGGCTGAGCGGCCATTTTGTTTGATTTTTTCTGCACCTAACTTGCTCATGCCCAGCACTTCCACCCGAAATACCACCCATACTCCACTTTATATTACGCTGGCGTTACTAGCGACCCTAGTGGGCGCCTATTTCTTGTGGCCCGCGTTCCAAGAAGCCGCCAAAGAAGCTTTCACAGTGCTCAAGAGCGGCGAGCAAAAAAGCATTGCCGCGTGGATGCAGCAATTCGGGTACTGGGGCCCGGTGGTGTTGGTGCTACTGATGGTGGTGCAAATGTTTTTGTTTGTAGTGAATGTGGTGGCGCTGATATTGGTGGCGATTCTGGCTTATGGGCCGTGGTGGGGCTCTTTGCTGGCACTGGGCGGTTGCGTCGTGGCTTCTACAGTCGGCTACGGACTAGGCCGGGCCTTAGGCGAGTCATTCGTAAGCCGACTGCTAGGCGAAAAAACCGAGAAGAAAGTTATTGACGTGGTGCACCGCTATGGTGTGTGGGCCGTCATCATTGCCCGCCTCTCTCCCGCCCTCTCCGACGACGCCATCAGCTTCGTAGGTGGGGTGGCCCGCATGGGCTACCTAAAATTTATTGCTGCCACGGTAGTAGGCGTAGTGCCCCTGATTGCGCTGCTAGCTTACCTCGGCGAAGACAGCAAACGCCTGAAAACCGGCCTTCTATGGGTGTCCGGCATCAGTCTGCTCTTGTTCGGGGCGTACGTGTGGTGGGACCGACGGCGGCAAAAATCCACGTAAATCCTTGCCGTAGACTTGCAGCGTATCTTTTTCGTGCTTTATCTTTGCACCACCAAAACGAAACACGGTCCGTTCGTCTAGGGGTTAGGACAGTAGATTTTCATTCTACCAACAGGGGTTCGATTCCCCTACGGACTACATTCTTAAACGCCTCTCCGCAACCGGAGAGGCGTTTTTGTTTTCCAGTCGTAGCAAGCGAGCAATACGGCCTTAGTCCGATGATTTTTTCACCACGCTAATTTTGCCGCTGCTCTCTAAATGCATCGATTCCACCTGGTCCACCGACGTCATACTAGCCGTTTCGCGCAGCCCTTCTAGCAGTTCCTTCTCGGTTATTTCGCTCTGGCGCATATGGTCGCGCAATATTTCCCCGTTCTCAGCCAGCATAGTGGCTTTACCTTTGATAAGCCAGCCAAACCAGTTGTATCGGTATGCAACCATGGCTAGCAGGCGGTGCAAGCCTACAAAAATGGCGCAGGCTAGCAGCGTCGACCCCAAAGGCGATGCCGCCATCACGGCCCGGCTAAGCAATGAGCCGAGCGTGATTTTCAACACTAAATCGAAGGCCGTACCACGGCCGAAAGTGCGGGGGCCAGCCAACCGCAGCATTGCCAGCGCGGCGCAAAAAACAAGTACGGCTCGGGCGGCAACCTGCAATGCCGTGATGCTGTCGGCATCGGCCTGCAAGCCCAATAAATCTGTAAAAAAGGTGGTATCCATTTAGGGAATTTTGGAAGTAGACGTAGCGCCTGCCGTAAATAGCCGCGCTTAACACAAAAAGACCCGGATAAGAAACCTGCCGAGCGTATACTTAAACAGCAGTTAATCGAAGTTTGAAGCGGCAGCTAACATCCGTAGGTTGACGTCTTACGGACACACGTAGCGCCGGTTGGCGCTACGTGGTTGGCGCTTGGCAACGAACGGCTTCACACTGTGGCGCTTGAGCTGCTAATAGGTCAGAAATTCGTGCTGAAAGCTTTAGTGGTGCGTCTTGACAGGAAAGCAGTTGCCTCTATACCTGTTTCTTCCACTCAGGAGCCGTACAAAACCGGCACTTTTCACTACCTAACTGCAACCAAACTACTACTGGCTGTATTATTCTTATTTTGCACTCAAGCAAGAAGGGCGCCTTAATAAGAAAAGTGCAGATTCTTACGCGTCACAACGCCTCAGCCGCTAACTTTACGCTCCTAAAGTGCCGTTCTTCATCCGGCCGGTGCTATTTCTGCTTGGTTTCTGACGCTGTTTGCTCTGTGCGCTTCCCTCTCAGCCTTCGTTTCGGTTTTGGTTTTGCAGTCCTGTTTTTAGGCTTTCTACTGACCACCTTCACTTCTAAGGCTCAAAGCGGGCCGCTATTGCGCGAGTTGGTGATGCGCACCGACACTACCCGATACCAGCTTAGCCGCAACACAGTGGCCGTACAAGGCGAGCAGAATTTGTACTTCTACTATCGCCAGGAAGACGAAACTGCCGAGTTGGAAGTGTATCCCCTACAGCCGCGCATACCGCTGCGCCTCGTCCGCTCGGCCGACTTCACCTTGCTCGATTCCTTAACAGTCTCGCCCAACGGCCAATTCTACCGGGCCAAGGTGCGGTTCAAGGAGCTGTCGGCGGTGCAGTTTCTGCGGTTCACGTTCACGCAGCGGGCCGACTCAGCAGGTCGGCCCGCCCTCACCCAAACCGTAAACCTGCTGCCCGTAACGCGTACCACGCTGGAACTGCGGCCCGCCGACACTGATCTGTATGTGGGCGAGGAGAAAGTGTTCGAGCTCAGCACCAACAACGTCAAGAATATCCGGGCGGGCGCCGACTGGACCAAGGGGCAGGATATCGACTACCGCATCACGCAGGAAAAAGGCATCCTGCGCTTGCACGTGTTGCCCAACAACCTTGGCAACCGGATACTGACGGTGCGACCCCAAACCGAACGGCCCTTCCTCACCGACAACAACCGTCGCGTCAGTTACGCGCTGCCAACTATTCGGCAAGAATTCACGGTGAAGGCGTCGCGGTTGCGCTTCTTGAACGTCGATAAAAAGGAAATCACCATCGATGATATTTCGCAGCGCAAAGGCGTGGAGCTGATTCTCGACAACGGCCGCACTTTTGAACTGCGGCGTACCTACCGCATCGAGGAGCAGGAAGAAGCGGGTGGGGCACTGATTGCTGAACTCTTTATGCGCCAGTACCTAACCAACGACCGGGTACTGTGCTGGCTGCGCGTTTATAACACGCACCGCCTCACCGACAGCTACCTCTACATCAAGGAAAACGACCAGGCCAAGTACATCACCAACCTCAACATCTCGCCCAAAACTACGGTCACGACGGTGAGCGTGCGGCACCGCGGCGGCGATTGGGTAAACAGCACCAACGTAAACCCGGGCGAAACGGTAGATGTGCGGCTGGAAGGGGTATCGTTGCAGCGGGCTCGGTTTCACTTCGAGGACGTGCAGATTGTGCCCTCCGACTCCAGCGTGCGCACCGATGCGGTGGTGGTGTACCGAGTGCAAATCCCGCTCACCATCGACAAAAAGCGCATTACCATCTACAACGTAGGCCAGCCAACAGGCTACAATCTGTCGGTGAGGGAGTTTCAGCGGCCGCACCCGCTCGACTTTGTGAGCGTAACCTTTGGAGAAGCGCCCCGGCCCGTCACGCGCCTGAATGGCCCCGTGCTCTACGACCGCACCGTCCGCGACGTGGTGTTCAGCTTCAACTCCAACGGCATCGACTCCGACAAACAGCTTTACGGCAAGCAGTACCTCACCTTTGACATTCGCACTCAAAACAGCAAAGGCGAGCTGATTGAAATGCGTACCGTCGACAACATCGTGATATGTCCCGGCGACAACTCGGTGCGCGCCGCCTTCTACCAAGACAAGCAGTGCCAGGTAGGCAACATCAGCCTCAACAGCTTGCTGAACGCCCGCAAAACCTACGACCTCGACGACTGGAGCACCATGATTGTTACGGTAAGACACACGGCTGGGCAGTACCAGGAGGCGGGTTTCTCGCAAAAGCTGGAACTGGTATTGCAGCGCCGCGTGAAGTTCGATATCGATGTGAGTTTCCCGGGGGCCTACTGACCAAGTACCGCGGCGAATCGAGCTACACGTCCTTCGGGGGTATTTCACTGGCCATGCTGGGCCAATTGAGTTTCTATCACCCCGAAAAAATCAACCGCTTGCGTCCTTACAAAGTGGGTGCTGGTTTCGTAGCGCTCAATGCCTTCGACCTCAGCAAAGAAGGCGGCAACCGTGACCTAGGTTTAGTAATTCTCGGGTCCATCTATCCTACCCGCCGCGAAGCCAAATTGACCTTTCCGCTGTATTTGGGCGGCGGTTATTTGCTTTCCAAAGGCAAGCCCTTCTTTCTGCTAGGCCCCGGCATTGGAGTACGACTGTAAGTACACTCACAAGTAAGCATAGTTATGCTGAGGTACAGGCAGTGCATAAATCTCTAACGCGTAATGCCGTTACCGAAGTATTGTCATGCTGAGCGCAGCCGAAGCATCTCGCTCGAATCGTTGCACAAGCGTTAGAGTATACCACACCAGCGAGATGCTTCGGCTGCGCTCAGCATGACGGTCTGGTTGTACTGGCCTACGTCAGCACGCGAGATGCTTCAACTTCGCCTGCGGCTGCGCTCAGCATGACAGGCTCTTGGTGTTGGCAATGTTAGTATGTAAGATGCTTCAACTGTGCTCAGCATGATGGTTGATAAGATGACGTAGTATGGTAATGCGTTGCTATAGTAGTTCTTAATGCTGTGTTATGTATGTCTATATTCTGACGAATCCTGCTCGCACAGTTCTTTATATTGGCGTGACAAACGCTATTGAGCGTCGTGTTTCTGAGCACAGTTCTACTCTAGGTGATGCCAGCAAATTCACTGGTCGCTACCAAACTGACTTGCTGGTATATTTCGAGCATTGTGCTGACGCAGTACAAGCTATAGTTCGGGAAAAGCAGTTGAAAGGCTGGACCCGAGCGAAAAAGGAAAAACTAATTACTGCCTTCAAC contains:
- a CDS encoding GIY-YIG nuclease family protein, which translates into the protein MYVYILTNPARTVLYIGVTNAIERRVSEHSSTLGDASKFTGRYQTDLLVYFEHCADAVQAIVREKQLKGWTRAKKEKLITAFNPEWVAIDPLTWEG
- a CDS encoding DUF421 domain-containing protein, which gives rise to MDTTFFTDLLGLQADADSITALQVAARAVLVFCAALAMLRLAGPRTFGRGTAFDLVLKITLGSLLSRAVMAASPLGSTLLACAIFVGLHRLLAMVAYRYNWFGWLIKGKATMLAENGEILRDHMRQSEITEKELLEGLRETASMTSVDQVESMHLESSGKISVVKKSSD
- a CDS encoding TVP38/TMEM64 family protein translates to MPSTSTRNTTHTPLYITLALLATLVGAYFLWPAFQEAAKEAFTVLKSGEQKSIAAWMQQFGYWGPVVLVLLMVVQMFLFVVNVVALILVAILAYGPWWGSLLALGGCVVASTVGYGLGRALGESFVSRLLGEKTEKKVIDVVHRYGVWAVIIARLSPALSDDAISFVGGVARMGYLKFIAATVVGVVPLIALLAYLGEDSKRLKTGLLWVSGISLLLFGAYVWWDRRRQKST
- a CDS encoding glycoside hydrolase family 15 protein codes for the protein MIKHTYDMGLIGNCAYLALIRKDTSVAWLCWPRFDSSFVFGDLLDTAKGGEFSVRPGASGPFETRQYYMTNTNVLCTEIENEEGRYRVTDFAPRFEQHERYYKPLMIIRKLEPLVGTPRVRVTCNPVGEYGEKQLSRRRSSNHIAFLGLEEEIRLTTDIPLTYILEDEDFVLNMPRYLVLTYGAPLEASLESTAERFLRSTIDYWRKWVKSTSISNFHQSAVIRSALALKMHQYEDTGGIIAASTTSLPEAPGSTRNWDYRFCWMRDTYYTLTAFNNIGHFEEMERYFHYIANISTKVVGKYQPLYGISGASELTEIELPLEGYLGNKPVRIGNDAFTHIQNDVYGQVLVALLPLYVDCRFLDPERTNPSKLIYEALHMIQATMDQPDAGLWEFRHIAQYHCYTYLFHWAGSSAARKVAHSLGNPEMEALALELQNEAARRIEQCFNEDRQAYANAIGSPHLDASTLQLIMMGYLDPTTERAHTHLAALEKELMTPEGLFYRYRHADDFGTPETTFLICSFWYVETLACVGRLDDAIREFEKLLTYTNHLGLLSEDVDAKTGSQWGNFPQAYSHVGLVNAAYRIAKKLDRPNFV